The sequence below is a genomic window from Bacteroidales bacterium MB20-C3-3.
TAAGAGAATTCCTTTTGGTGCAGGGCTTGGGGGAGGCTCTTCAGACGCATCGGGAACAATAATAGCTATTAATAAACTTTACGGACTTAATCTCTCTTCTGAAAAACTGGCAGAGATTGCATCGAAAGTGGGATCTGATTGCCCATTTTTTATTTATGCGGATGAATTGAATCCTCTTCTTGGAGAGGGTATGATAGGGAGAGGAAGGGGAAATATTCTCACATCGTATAGAATCCCTTCTTTAGAATCATACGAAATTGAGGTAGAGGTTCCAAATGTTCAGGTTCCAACACCTGAAGCTTACAGAGGTATTACTCCATCAGGAGCAGGCGAACCTCTGGAAAAGCTGCTTGAACAACCGGTTGAAATGTGGAAAGACTCTGTAATAAATGATTTTGAAAAGAGCATTTTTGCTAAATACCCGGAAATTGAGCAATTAAAGCATAATATGTATGCAAGGGGAGCAATATATGCCTCAATGAGCGGCAGTGGATCTGCAGTATATGGGCTATTCAGCCGT
It includes:
- the ispE gene encoding 4-(cytidine 5'-diphospho)-2-C-methyl-D-erythritol kinase, whose protein sequence is MIVYPRAKVNIGLRIIGKRIDGFHDLETFFISAGKSDVLEVTESNELKINLFGLTLDSDPMQNLCVKAYNAMKEEFDIPPVEINLFKRIPFGAGLGGGSSDASGTIIAINKLYGLNLSSEKLAEIASKVGSDCPFFIYADELNPLLGEGMIGRGRGNILTSYRIPSLESYEIEVEVPNVQVPTPEAYRGITPSGAGEPLEKLLEQPVEMWKDSVINDFEKSIFAKYPEIEQLKHNMYARGAIYASMSGSGSAVYGLFSR